Within the Emticicia oligotrophica DSM 17448 genome, the region CTACTTTTGAAATATCTGAACAATTGCCACCCGCAGAAATTATAACTGTTCCCGGTGCAATTACTTCTTCATTTGGATATTTTTGCTTCATAGAAAGTGAATCTTTACCCGTTGGTATATTGATTCCTAGTTCTATGGCAAAATTTGAACAGCCTTCAACAGCCTCGTATAAACGTGCATCTTCTCCTTCATTCTTACAAGCCCACATCCAGTTTGCAGAAAGTGAAACTGACTTTAAGCCATCTTTTAAAGGTGCAAAGACAATATTTGAGAGTGCTTCTGCAATGGCATTTCTTGAACCCGCAACTGGGTCAATCAATGCTGTTAGTGGTGAATGACCTATGGAAGTAGCAATGCCTTCTTTCCCTTTGAAATCAAGTGCCATTACACCAACATTATTCAATGGTAATTGTAATGGACCAGCACATTGTTGCTTGGCTACTCGTCCGCCAACACAGCGGTCAACTTTATTTGTCAACCAATCTTTACATGCAACTGCCTCTAATTGAAGTACTTGATTCAAATAATTAGGTATTTCAGTCACTGAATAATTGAGACCTGCGTAACTACGTTCTACTTTTTTATCATCCATGATGAATTTAGGAGAACTTCCAAACATATCTGAAATTGCAAAATCCATTGGTTTTGCACCAGTTGATTTTGATTCAAACGTAAAACGATGATTTCCAGTTATTTCTCCAACTTCATACATTGGTGAACGCTCTCTTTCCGCAACTCTCTTCAGCGTTTCTATATCCTTTTCACCAATCACCAAGCCCATACGTTCTTGCGATTCGTTACCAATTATTTCTTTTGCAGAAAGGGTAGGGTCTCCTACTGGTAATTTATCTAAATCAATTAAGCCACCGGTTTCTTCAACTAATTCTGATAAACAGTTCAAGTGACCACCCGCACCGTGGTCATGTATAGAAACAATTGGATTTTCATCACTTTCTACCAAACCTCTAATGGCATTTGCTGCACGTTTTTGCATTTCTGGATTTGAACGTTGAATTGCATTTAATTCAATGCCCGAGCCAAAAGCACCAGTATCTGCCGATGAAACTGCAGCACCACCCATACCAATGCGGTAGTTTTCTCCTCCTAAAACCACAATCTTATCACCCACGCTTGGCTTCAATTTCTTAGCTTGGCTCTCTTTGCCATATCCAATTCCACCAGCCATCATAATTACTTTATCAAAACCCAATTTACGGGCATCTTCTTCGTGTTCGAAGGTAAGCACTGATCCAGTGATGAGAGGTTGTCCAAATTTATTTCCAAAATCTGATGCACCATTTGATGCTTTAATCAAAATATCCATTGGGGTTTGATACAACCATTTTCTTTCAGCCATTCCTTTTTCCCATGGACGAGTTTCTTCCAATCTTGAATAAGAAGTCATGTAAACGGCAGTTCCAGCTAGTGGCAGTGCCCCGATTCCACCAGCTAAGCGGTCACGAATTTCACCACCAGAACCAGTTGCAGCACCATTGAAAGGTTCAACTGTTGTAGGGAAATTGTGAGTTTCTGCTTTTAATGAAATGACAGAATCGAATTCCTTTTCAGAGTAAAAATCAGGTTTATCGGCACTTTTTGGGGCAAATTGGGTTACTTTTGGACCTTTAACAAAGGCAACATTATCTTTATAAGCTGAAACTATATCGTTTGGATTGGTTTCAGAAGTCTTTTTAATTAGCTTGAATAAAGACGAGGATTTGGTTTCGCCATCAATGATAAATGTACCATTGAAGATTTTATGACGACAGTGTTCAGAATTAACCTGAGAAAATCCAAAAACTTCAGAATCAGTTAATTTTCTACCTAATTTTTGTGAAAGATTATTAAGGTAAGTTACTTCTTCACCACTTAAAGCTAAACCTTCTTGTTTATTATAAGCCTCAATATCATCAATTTCAATGATTGGTTCAGGCTTAATGTTAATTGTGTAGATAGATTGATTTAATTGCGAATATTTTTGCGAAAGCATTGGGTCGAAATCGCTAAAATCAACTTCAATTGCTTTGAATTCTTCAATTCTGATGATTCCATTGATACCCATATTTTGGGTAATTTCTACGGCATTTGTACTCCAAGGAGTAATCATCGCAGCACGAGGGCCAACAAAATAGTCGTTTAATGATGCATCACTATTGTTAACTATTGTGTATTTGTGTTCTAATTGACTGTTAAAGAGCCAAAGTAGTTTTTTGATGTCTTCATTTGAAAGGTTGTTTTGCGTTTGTACCGCATATACAATGTCAGATTGATTTGCATTCTGATGGTTTCCGAAGAAATGAATCATTTTTGTGCTATTTTGTATGTAGAAGGTTTTGAAAACGCAAAATTAATTGAATTAAGCGAAGAAAGCGAGAAATAAAACATTTGAAAAATTCAAAAAGTAATAATTAAAGATAGTTTATATTTCTTCTTGAAATAATCCAGTTCTTTTTTTGGGAAGACTTAGCTTCAAGCGAAGGCTTCTTTAATATTTATTTTTTTGTTATTTAATTGAAAATTAGTTTTTCTACTGAAAACGAACTGTTTTTTAGCTAACTTTGTAGTTTTAATGGGAAAAGGAGGTCTTCGCTTCAAGCGGAGACTTCCTTAATTATCGAAAATATGAAGAAAGTAGCTTTTTATACATTGGGTTGTAAATTAAATTATTCTGAAACCTCAACGATTGGACGTATGTTTGAAGGTCGTGGTTATCAGAAAGTTGAATTCAATGAAAAACCTGATATTTTCATTATAAATACTTGTTCGGTAACCGAAAATGCTGACAAGAAATGCAAAAAAATTGTTAAAGAAGCTAACAGAATCAATCCTGATGGATATGTGGCTATTATTGGGTGTTATGCTCAATTAAAACCTCAAGAAATTTCAGAAATCGAAGGGGTAGATGCTGTTTTAGGAGCAGCAGAAAAGTTTAGATTAGTAGATTTGTTGGGAGATTTTGTGAAATCCCCCAAACAGTCAAATGATAAAGCGATTGTTTTTAATTCAAATATTGAAGAGGCAATAGATTATCATACGTCTTATTCATTAAATGACCGTACAAGAACATTTCTTAAAGTTCAAGATGGTTGTGACTACCCTTGCTCATATTGCACTATTCCATTGGCAAGAGGCAAAAGTCGTTCGGATTCTATTGCTAATGTAGTGAAAGCAGCCAAAGAAAT harbors:
- the purL gene encoding phosphoribosylformylglycinamidine synthase, giving the protein MQNSTKMIHFFGNHQNANQSDIVYAVQTQNNLSNEDIKKLLWLFNSQLEHKYTIVNNSDASLNDYFVGPRAAMITPWSTNAVEITQNMGINGIIRIEEFKAIEVDFSDFDPMLSQKYSQLNQSIYTINIKPEPIIEIDDIEAYNKQEGLALSGEEVTYLNNLSQKLGRKLTDSEVFGFSQVNSEHCRHKIFNGTFIIDGETKSSSLFKLIKKTSETNPNDIVSAYKDNVAFVKGPKVTQFAPKSADKPDFYSEKEFDSVISLKAETHNFPTTVEPFNGAATGSGGEIRDRLAGGIGALPLAGTAVYMTSYSRLEETRPWEKGMAERKWLYQTPMDILIKASNGASDFGNKFGQPLITGSVLTFEHEEDARKLGFDKVIMMAGGIGYGKESQAKKLKPSVGDKIVVLGGENYRIGMGGAAVSSADTGAFGSGIELNAIQRSNPEMQKRAANAIRGLVESDENPIVSIHDHGAGGHLNCLSELVEETGGLIDLDKLPVGDPTLSAKEIIGNESQERMGLVIGEKDIETLKRVAERERSPMYEVGEITGNHRFTFESKSTGAKPMDFAISDMFGSSPKFIMDDKKVERSYAGLNYSVTEIPNYLNQVLQLEAVACKDWLTNKVDRCVGGRVAKQQCAGPLQLPLNNVGVMALDFKGKEGIATSIGHSPLTALIDPVAGSRNAIAEALSNIVFAPLKDGLKSVSLSANWMWACKNEGEDARLYEAVEGCSNFAIELGINIPTGKDSLSMKQKYPNEEVIAPGTVIISAGGNCSDISKVVEPVLKRNGGNIYYLNLSNDSFKLGGSSLAQVLNKIGNEVPTVNDATYFKKAFDLFQNLIKEGKINAGHDIGSGGLITTLLEMCFADNNLATNIDLTVLNEKDSVKTLFNENIAIVFQADTTIESDFEKNGILIQKIGSVIESSNISIKNFEDSFSFSIAQLRDTWFKTSFLLDSKQTQNGVSAERYKNYKNQPLRYNFPTQFDGKKPSIDSSKPRPKAAIIREKGSNSEREMANAMYLAGFDVKDVHMTDLISGRETLEDIQFIGAVGGFSNSDVLGSAKGWAGAFLYNEKANTAIKNFFKREDTLSVGICNGCQLLMELELINPEHEIHGKLHHNNSYKHESIFTSVTIQKNNSIMLSTLEGATLGVWVSHGEGKFSLPYSEDKYNIVGKYGYSEYPANPNGSDYNTAMMCDKTGRHLVMMPHIERSTFPWNWAHYPDHRNDEVSPWLEAFVNARKWIERNK